From a region of the Egibacteraceae bacterium genome:
- a CDS encoding transglycosylase domain-containing protein has translation MSLGSLERVPRLRPAQGWAGDSDPSNLATVAVRLSALAGAGLLGIIAIVALVALGMVPALRSAAGAVEIDLSTGTAEALPDLDQRSIVYAADGSVLAVLHDEVDRRVVALEEVPAHVRQAVITAEDRKFYEHPGYDVEGIGRAFVANARARSVTQGGSTLTQQLAKANFVGGDQTVQRKIDELLHAVALERRFSKDWLLERYLNQVYFGSGAYGIAAAAEEYFQVDPENLTVEQAALLAGMIQAPSDLDPRRNPAGALARRNRVLAGMAEEGYLPLDEVEPRQAVPVIVVENIPRTSSQPYFVEAVKDEFFRTSAFGEDRQDRIDRLFNGGLAIHTTLDPRMQAIASDVVKNQFPEAGGPTGAIAAVDPRNGRIMALHGGSDFTTQQFDVARLGRRQPGSAFKPFVYAAALEEGFPSSMTLQGRSPAYFDDVPGWSREDNGVRNYGNSSYGRLDMREALVRSANTAAAQLMLLVGTGPVLDLSARMGIDVEAMTQGVHNPSIALGGATRGVTPLEMASAFGTFANDGNYLPPHVIDHVKDAAGNEVYVAETRPERALEPEVSEVIVDIMQDVVSRGTGTRARLSGWEPMGKTGTTQNNNDAWFVGSVPVLSTAVWMGHVGRNVPMRGVTGGSVPATMWREFMAAALEGVEPVAFVHSGGGAEALEVRAELDVPDLRRMDEAEALAELTELQLVGRVSSVASSSPAGTVVWQSPREGATVTKGATVTLGVSTGRPPRPPPRPEPSPDPSEDEPDSSGAPGDAPTVRGSPGPPDAPLAPPPPRESRPPPEAGLPTPGGAG, from the coding sequence GTGAGTTTGGGGTCCCTGGAACGCGTGCCGCGCCTGCGACCGGCGCAAGGATGGGCCGGCGACAGCGACCCCTCGAACCTGGCGACGGTGGCCGTGCGGCTGAGCGCGCTCGCGGGGGCAGGCCTGCTGGGGATCATCGCGATCGTGGCCCTGGTCGCCCTCGGGATGGTCCCGGCGCTGCGCAGCGCCGCCGGCGCGGTGGAGATCGACCTCTCCACGGGCACGGCCGAGGCGCTGCCGGACCTGGACCAGCGCTCCATCGTGTATGCCGCCGACGGCTCCGTCCTGGCGGTGCTGCACGACGAGGTGGACCGCCGGGTGGTGGCCCTGGAGGAGGTCCCAGCGCACGTGCGCCAGGCGGTCATCACGGCGGAGGACCGCAAGTTCTACGAGCACCCCGGCTATGACGTCGAGGGCATCGGCCGGGCCTTCGTGGCCAACGCCCGCGCCCGCAGCGTCACCCAGGGCGGCTCCACCCTGACCCAGCAGCTGGCGAAGGCCAACTTCGTCGGCGGCGACCAGACGGTGCAGCGCAAGATCGACGAGCTGCTGCACGCCGTCGCCCTGGAGCGGCGCTTCAGCAAGGACTGGCTGCTGGAGCGCTACCTCAACCAGGTGTACTTCGGCTCGGGGGCGTACGGTATCGCCGCGGCAGCCGAGGAGTACTTCCAGGTCGACCCCGAGAACCTGACCGTCGAGCAGGCGGCGCTGCTGGCGGGCATGATCCAGGCACCGAGCGACCTGGACCCCCGGCGCAACCCGGCCGGGGCGCTGGCCCGACGCAACCGGGTCCTCGCGGGCATGGCCGAGGAGGGCTACCTGCCCCTCGACGAGGTCGAGCCGCGTCAGGCCGTTCCGGTGATCGTCGTCGAGAACATCCCGAGGACCAGTTCGCAGCCCTACTTCGTGGAGGCGGTCAAGGACGAGTTCTTCCGCACCTCGGCCTTCGGCGAGGACCGCCAGGACCGCATCGACCGGCTGTTCAACGGGGGGCTGGCGATCCACACCACCCTGGATCCGCGCATGCAGGCGATCGCCAGCGACGTGGTCAAGAACCAGTTCCCAGAGGCCGGAGGCCCGACCGGCGCGATCGCGGCCGTGGATCCCCGCAACGGCAGGATCATGGCCCTCCACGGGGGCTCGGACTTCACGACCCAGCAGTTCGACGTCGCCCGCCTGGGCCGTCGCCAGCCCGGCAGCGCCTTCAAGCCATTCGTGTACGCCGCCGCCCTGGAGGAGGGGTTCCCGTCGTCCATGACCCTGCAGGGCCGCAGCCCCGCTTACTTCGACGACGTCCCGGGCTGGTCCCGCGAGGACAACGGGGTGCGCAACTACGGCAACTCCAGCTACGGGCGCCTGGACATGCGCGAGGCGCTGGTGCGCAGCGCGAACACCGCCGCCGCCCAGCTGATGCTCCTCGTGGGCACCGGCCCCGTCCTCGACCTCTCCGCGCGCATGGGCATCGACGTGGAGGCGATGACCCAGGGCGTCCACAACCCCTCGATCGCGCTTGGCGGCGCGACTCGGGGCGTCACACCCCTGGAGATGGCCTCGGCGTTCGGCACGTTCGCCAACGACGGCAACTACCTGCCGCCCCACGTCATCGACCACGTCAAGGACGCGGCCGGCAACGAGGTGTACGTCGCCGAGACCCGACCCGAGCGGGCCCTGGAGCCCGAGGTCTCCGAGGTGATCGTCGACATCATGCAGGACGTCGTCAGCCGCGGGACGGGCACCAGGGCGCGCCTGTCGGGGTGGGAGCCGATGGGCAAGACCGGCACCACCCAGAACAACAACGACGCCTGGTTCGTCGGCAGCGTCCCGGTGCTGTCGACCGCGGTCTGGATGGGCCACGTCGGCCGCAACGTCCCCATGCGCGGGGTCACCGGCGGGTCGGTGCCCGCCACCATGTGGCGGGAGTTCATGGCCGCGGCACTCGAGGGGGTCGAGCCGGTCGCGTTCGTGCACAGCGGTGGCGGGGCGGAGGCACTCGAGGTACGGGCTGAGCTCGATGTCCCAGACCTGCGCCGCATGGACGAGGCGGAGGCGCTCGCGGAGCTCACCGAGCTCCAGCTCGTGGGCCGGGTCAGCTCGGTGGCGTCGAGCTCCCCGGCCGGGACGGTGGTGTGGCAGAGCCCGCGGGAGGGGGCCACGGTGACGAAGGGGGCCACGGTCACGCTGGGGGTGTCCACAGGCCGGCCCCCGCGCCCGCCCCCGCGTCCGGAGCCCTCGCCGGACCCGTCCGAGGACGAGCCGGACTCGTCTGGCGCCCCCGGGGACGCGCCGACGGTGCGGGGCTCGCCGGGCCCGCCCGACGCGCCGCTGGCACCCCCTCCGCCCCGGGAGTCGCGGCCGCCGCCCGAAGCGGGTCTGCCGACGCCCGGCGGGGCCGGCTGA
- a CDS encoding DEAD/DEAH box helicase, with product MTSPDGLHTEPYAAFARAYGFPLDDFQLAGITALAEDRSCLIAAPTGAGKTVVGEYAVWRALERGGKCFYTTPIKALSNQKYADLCRRHGADAVGLLTGDNVVNGEAPVVVMTTEVLRNMLYEGSSTLVGLHAVVLDEVHYLGDRARGAVWEEVIIQLPLSVQLACLSATVSNAEEFGAWLLSVRESCDVVISEVRPVPLEHHYAVNNRIYPIFRAGKKGGKTPSAERVAAAKQARGGTPNPEVLMLERRSGSSGRPSRKGYRQHTGVRLRPPRRSAVAVELRRRTWLPAIYFLFSRAGCSDAVGQLVRDGVRLTTPPEAEAIREIVAERTAGLPPEDLDVLGFDAWSHALERGVAAHHAGMVPVFKETVERLFVQGLVKVCFATETLALGINMPARTVVVERLEKWNGQRHALLTPGQFTQLTGRAGRRGLDPVGHAVVLYQRDVDFPAVASLVGRRVEPLRSSFAPSYNMAVNLLRRHTRVEAEGLLARSFAQFQADGGVVGDEALLARNREALAGYAQNLRSEAGNFAEYWSLRQELSHRESEGARRRRRRQGETVEAGLASLREGDVIVLPDADDDPGLAAIVSRTTSRSGTPLVGAVTHDRKLVRLGPREFERPPRKAGWVTLPRGGGPRQSDYRKELANQLRRIEAPSAGPPRPAVGAPDEATRERIAELRAAIRDHPVHHDPALPDVEVWAHRYDELAADTERVEQRVRQRTGSLVRRLDRIIGVLTDLGYLTDDDLDPEPTGPGVLLAGLYADTDLVLAEVLRRGVLDVLDGPELAAVASTFVHESRLKEPPEPSLPTAGVEAAFEQVVRVWKEVVAREEAASLPQTRPPDPAFADIVWRWAHGADLDEALGTSDLTPGDFVRDTKQVGDLLRQLRDTDHTPVVSTAHQAARSLVRGVIAYSGL from the coding sequence GTGACCTCCCCCGACGGTCTGCACACGGAGCCGTACGCGGCGTTCGCCCGGGCGTACGGCTTCCCGCTGGACGACTTCCAGCTGGCGGGGATCACGGCCCTGGCGGAGGATCGCTCGTGCCTGATCGCCGCGCCGACCGGGGCCGGCAAGACCGTGGTGGGCGAGTACGCCGTGTGGCGGGCCCTGGAGCGCGGTGGCAAGTGCTTCTACACCACGCCGATCAAGGCGCTGTCGAACCAGAAGTACGCCGACCTCTGCCGCCGGCACGGCGCGGACGCCGTCGGGCTGCTCACCGGCGACAACGTCGTGAACGGCGAGGCGCCGGTGGTCGTCATGACCACCGAGGTGCTGCGCAACATGCTCTACGAGGGGTCCTCGACGCTCGTGGGCCTGCACGCGGTCGTCCTGGACGAGGTGCACTATCTGGGCGACCGGGCCCGCGGGGCGGTCTGGGAGGAGGTCATCATCCAGCTGCCGCTCAGCGTGCAGCTGGCGTGCCTGTCGGCCACCGTGTCCAACGCCGAGGAGTTCGGGGCGTGGCTGCTCTCCGTGCGGGAGTCCTGCGACGTGGTCATCTCCGAGGTCCGGCCGGTGCCGCTCGAGCACCACTACGCGGTCAACAACCGCATCTACCCCATCTTCCGGGCGGGCAAGAAGGGCGGCAAGACCCCCTCGGCGGAACGGGTCGCCGCCGCCAAGCAGGCCCGCGGCGGGACGCCCAACCCGGAGGTGCTCATGCTGGAGCGCCGGTCAGGGAGCAGCGGGCGGCCGTCGCGCAAGGGCTACCGCCAGCACACCGGGGTCCGCCTGCGACCCCCGCGGCGCAGCGCGGTCGCGGTCGAGCTGCGCCGCCGCACGTGGCTGCCGGCGATCTACTTCCTGTTCTCGCGGGCCGGCTGCTCCGACGCCGTCGGCCAGCTGGTGCGCGACGGTGTGCGGCTGACCACCCCCCCGGAGGCCGAGGCGATCCGCGAGATCGTGGCGGAGCGCACCGCCGGCCTGCCCCCCGAGGACCTCGACGTGCTCGGGTTCGACGCCTGGTCCCACGCGCTCGAACGGGGCGTCGCCGCGCACCACGCGGGCATGGTGCCGGTGTTCAAGGAGACCGTCGAGCGGTTGTTCGTGCAGGGCCTCGTCAAGGTTTGCTTCGCGACCGAGACCCTCGCGCTCGGGATCAACATGCCGGCCCGCACCGTCGTGGTGGAGCGACTGGAGAAGTGGAACGGGCAACGCCACGCGCTGCTGACCCCCGGCCAGTTCACCCAGCTCACCGGCAGGGCCGGGCGGCGGGGGCTCGACCCCGTCGGTCATGCGGTCGTGCTCTACCAGCGCGACGTGGACTTCCCGGCGGTCGCGTCCCTCGTCGGGCGGCGCGTCGAGCCGCTGCGGTCCAGCTTCGCTCCCTCCTACAACATGGCGGTCAACCTCCTGCGCCGCCACACCCGGGTCGAGGCCGAGGGCCTCCTGGCGCGCTCGTTCGCGCAGTTCCAGGCCGACGGGGGAGTCGTCGGCGACGAGGCCCTGCTCGCCCGCAACCGCGAGGCGCTGGCGGGATACGCCCAGAACCTGCGTTCGGAGGCAGGCAACTTCGCCGAGTACTGGTCCCTGCGCCAGGAGCTGTCCCACCGGGAGAGCGAGGGCGCCCGGCGGCGGCGGCGGCGTCAAGGGGAGACGGTCGAGGCCGGCCTGGCGTCCCTGCGTGAGGGCGACGTCATCGTGCTCCCAGACGCCGACGACGATCCCGGCCTGGCGGCGATCGTGTCCCGCACCACCAGCCGCTCGGGCACGCCCCTGGTGGGCGCCGTCACCCACGACCGCAAGCTGGTCCGGCTCGGGCCCCGCGAGTTCGAGCGGCCGCCCCGCAAGGCCGGCTGGGTGACCCTCCCGCGCGGCGGTGGGCCCCGGCAGAGCGACTACCGCAAGGAGCTCGCGAACCAGCTGCGCCGTATCGAGGCGCCCTCGGCTGGGCCGCCCAGACCCGCGGTCGGGGCACCCGACGAGGCCACCCGGGAGCGCATCGCCGAGCTGCGGGCAGCGATCCGCGACCATCCGGTCCACCACGATCCCGCGCTGCCCGACGTCGAGGTGTGGGCCCATCGCTACGACGAGCTCGCCGCCGACACCGAGCGCGTCGAGCAGCGGGTCCGCCAGCGCACCGGCTCCCTGGTCCGCCGGCTGGACCGCATCATCGGGGTCCTCACCGACCTCGGCTACCTCACCGACGACGACCTCGACCCCGAGCCCACCGGCCCAGGGGTCCTGCTCGCGGGGCTGTACGCCGACACGGACCTGGTGCTGGCCGAGGTGCTGCGCCGGGGCGTCCTGGACGTCCTCGACGGGCCCGAGCTGGCCGCCGTCGCCAGCACGTTCGTGCACGAGAGCCGGCTGAAGGAGCCACCCGAGCCCTCGCTGCCGACCGCCGGGGTCGAGGCCGCGTTCGAGCAGGTCGTGAGGGTGTGGAAGGAGGTGGTCGCCCGGGAGGAGGCCGCGTCCCTGCCCCAGACCCGCCCGCCGGACCCGGCCTTCGCCGACATCGTGTGGCGGTGGGCACACGGCGCCGACCTCGACGAGGCGCTCGGGACCTCCGACCTCACCCCGGGGGACTTCGTGCGCGACACCAAGCAGGTCGGCGACCTGCTGCGGCAGCTGCGGGACACCGACCACACGCCGGTCGTGTCGACCGCGCACCAGGCCGCCC
- the tatA gene encoding twin-arginine translocase TatA/TatE family subunit, whose translation MNTVVAITPPGMPELIVIVVVLVLLFGARKLPELGSSVGQSIKNFKKGIAESRDAGSETSTPDPDPEQVGQDSRPKSEQ comes from the coding sequence ATGAACACCGTCGTCGCGATCACCCCACCCGGCATGCCCGAGCTCATCGTGATCGTGGTCGTGCTCGTCTTGCTCTTCGGGGCCCGGAAGCTGCCCGAGCTCGGCAGCTCCGTCGGCCAGAGCATCAAGAACTTCAAGAAGGGCATCGCCGAGAGCAGGGACGCGGGGTCCGAGACCTCCACGCCGGACCCGGACCCGGAGCAGGTGGGCCAGGACTCCCGCCCCAAGAGCGAGCAGTAG
- the tatC gene encoding twin-arginine translocase subunit TatC, producing the protein MATTATPRDAGGDSAPPAVGEMTLFEHLNELRGRLFKSALAIALGFAVGFVFRHDVFAVLIRPYCELDPALRAGSTLFDADRCQLIVTEPLAMFFLSLKAAAVVAVVIAAPYVCYQIWRFVTPGLEAVERKYALPFLVISQLLFIGGAVFSYVVIPRGLEFLLGLAGDDVVALLDADAYLGFMLQVMVSFGIAFEFPLILIMLALMGVVGTEGLRRWRRHAIFGAFVAAAIITPTQDPFTLFVMAAPLVLFYEISILVARLIERRRRQDVLDPA; encoded by the coding sequence ATGGCAACGACCGCGACGCCACGCGACGCGGGGGGTGACAGCGCACCGCCTGCCGTCGGCGAGATGACGCTCTTCGAGCACCTGAACGAGCTGCGCGGCCGCCTGTTCAAGTCGGCGCTGGCCATCGCGCTCGGCTTCGCGGTCGGCTTCGTCTTCCGCCACGACGTGTTCGCGGTGCTGATCCGCCCGTACTGCGAGCTCGATCCCGCCCTGCGCGCCGGTTCCACCCTGTTCGACGCCGATCGCTGCCAGCTGATCGTGACCGAGCCGCTGGCGATGTTCTTCCTCAGCCTGAAGGCCGCCGCGGTGGTCGCGGTCGTGATCGCGGCTCCCTATGTGTGCTACCAGATCTGGCGGTTCGTGACGCCGGGGCTGGAGGCGGTGGAGCGCAAGTACGCCCTTCCGTTCCTGGTCATCAGCCAGCTGCTGTTCATCGGTGGCGCGGTCTTCAGCTACGTGGTCATCCCCCGGGGCCTGGAGTTCCTGCTGGGCCTCGCCGGCGACGACGTCGTCGCGCTGCTCGACGCGGACGCCTACCTGGGCTTCATGCTCCAGGTCATGGTGAGCTTCGGGATCGCGTTCGAGTTCCCGCTGATCCTGATCATGCTGGCGCTCATGGGCGTCGTGGGCACCGAGGGCCTGCGCCGGTGGCGACGGCACGCGATCTTCGGAGCGTTCGTGGCCGCAGCCATCATCACCCCCACCCAGGACCCCTTCACGCTGTTCGTGATGGCCGCTCCGCTCGTGCTGTTCTACGAGATCTCCATCCTGGTGGCCCGGCTCATCGAGCGCCGCCGGCGCCAGGACGTGCTCGACCCGGCGTGA
- a CDS encoding WYL domain-containing protein: MSRPAGTLERLERILTMVPWLLDHPGTPVEEVCQRFAVSRDQLASDLDILGYCGLPGYGGGDLVEASIVGDRVLVRMADFFRRPLRLSLREALTLLLAARTMTGVAGLAESAALRRAEATLTGLIGAAAGEGGDTEADPRITVDLGAPGDEHLAALREAVEARQVVRMTYRSGSRAEVTERDVEPWSLTGSLGAWYLQGYCRMARAPRAFRLDRIRELAVTAEVADPAEHPVGATTPVYEPGPDDERVVLDLGPDAWWVTEWAVVEDVSEHDHVRRVTLRSGSREWITRLVISLGGGATVVEPAGLRTAVAARARTMLERYRGD; the protein is encoded by the coding sequence TTGAGCCGCCCAGCAGGCACGCTGGAGCGCCTGGAGCGCATCCTCACGATGGTGCCCTGGCTCCTGGACCATCCCGGGACCCCCGTGGAGGAGGTCTGTCAGCGCTTCGCGGTGTCCCGGGACCAGCTGGCGTCCGACCTCGACATCCTCGGCTACTGCGGGCTTCCCGGCTACGGCGGCGGCGACCTCGTCGAGGCCTCGATCGTGGGGGATCGGGTGCTCGTGCGGATGGCCGACTTCTTCCGGCGGCCGCTGCGGCTGAGCCTGCGCGAGGCCCTGACCCTGCTCCTTGCCGCCCGGACGATGACCGGCGTCGCCGGGCTTGCGGAGTCAGCGGCCCTGCGGCGCGCCGAGGCGACGCTCACCGGGCTGATCGGCGCCGCGGCGGGGGAGGGCGGCGACACCGAGGCCGACCCCCGCATCACCGTCGACCTCGGCGCCCCCGGCGACGAGCACCTCGCCGCCCTGCGGGAGGCCGTGGAGGCGCGCCAGGTGGTGCGCATGACCTACCGCTCGGGGTCGCGCGCCGAGGTCACCGAACGCGACGTGGAGCCGTGGAGCCTGACCGGGTCGCTCGGCGCGTGGTACCTGCAGGGGTACTGCCGGATGGCCCGGGCGCCGCGGGCGTTTCGCCTGGACCGCATCCGCGAGCTCGCGGTCACCGCCGAGGTCGCCGACCCGGCGGAGCATCCGGTCGGCGCGACGACGCCCGTGTACGAGCCCGGACCAGACGACGAGCGGGTCGTGCTCGATCTCGGTCCGGACGCCTGGTGGGTGACCGAGTGGGCGGTGGTCGAGGACGTCAGCGAGCACGACCACGTCCGGCGGGTCACGCTGCGGTCCGGGAGCCGGGAGTGGATCACCCGGCTGGTGATCTCGCTCGGTGGCGGCGCGACCGTGGTGGAGCCCGCCGGCCTGCGGACCGCTGTCGCCGCCCGCGCCCGCACCATGCTCGAGCGCTACCGCGGGGACTGA
- a CDS encoding WYL domain-containing protein, with the protein MSDRLERLINLVIALRETRRPMAIEDVRRRVAGYGQSDHGAFRRMFERDKADLRALGVPLETARVDRLSDVQGYRIDPRRYDLPAVQLDAEELTALALALEATGLRDEGGPGLLKLEVDAGQPTGMTGPGRPPVGVTSAAPPHRDVLLTAQLTRTPVCFRYRPPGREESQRTVDPHALVHRRGRWYLVGHDHGRAERRAFRLDRITGPVTTAGEPGAFPPPPTVGVDDVVPPPPPGGPRTAEVTAAPEVAWVVARRARGGGRPLEDGWTAYTVAVSDPDEFARWILELGDQVEVCGPPELRAGIVERLQAVLGDPP; encoded by the coding sequence ATGTCGGACCGGCTGGAGCGGCTGATCAACCTCGTGATCGCGCTGCGGGAGACGCGCCGTCCGATGGCGATCGAAGACGTGCGCCGGCGGGTAGCCGGCTACGGGCAGTCCGACCACGGCGCGTTCCGGCGCATGTTCGAGCGCGACAAGGCCGACCTGCGGGCGTTGGGCGTGCCGCTCGAGACGGCACGGGTCGACCGGTTGAGCGACGTGCAGGGCTACCGCATCGACCCCCGTCGCTACGACCTGCCGGCGGTCCAGCTGGACGCCGAGGAGCTGACCGCCCTGGCGCTCGCCCTGGAGGCGACGGGGCTGCGCGACGAGGGCGGACCGGGACTGCTGAAGCTCGAGGTCGACGCCGGGCAGCCCACCGGGATGACCGGCCCCGGGCGGCCACCGGTCGGCGTGACGTCGGCGGCGCCGCCGCACCGCGACGTACTGCTGACCGCCCAGCTCACCCGCACGCCGGTGTGCTTCCGGTACCGGCCGCCCGGGCGCGAGGAGTCGCAGCGGACCGTCGACCCCCACGCCCTGGTGCACCGTCGCGGACGTTGGTACCTCGTCGGTCACGACCACGGGCGGGCCGAGCGCCGGGCGTTTCGTCTGGACCGCATCACCGGACCGGTCACCACGGCCGGGGAGCCAGGCGCCTTCCCGCCACCGCCGACGGTCGGCGTCGACGACGTCGTGCCGCCGCCTCCCCCGGGCGGTCCCCGCACCGCCGAGGTCACCGCCGCGCCCGAGGTCGCGTGGGTCGTCGCACGCCGCGCACGGGGCGGCGGCCGGCCCCTGGAGGATGGCTGGACGGCCTACACGGTGGCGGTGAGCGACCCCGACGAGTTCGCCCGCTGGATCCTGGAGCTCGGCGACCAGGTGGAGGTCTGCGGCCCCCCCGAGCTGCGTGCCGGCATCGTGGAGCGCCTCCAAGCGGTGCTCGGGGATCCGCCTTGA